In Carettochelys insculpta isolate YL-2023 chromosome 10, ASM3395843v1, whole genome shotgun sequence, the DNA window AAGTACAATGGGATATGGGCGAAAATCAAAGCAGCATATGAAATAGTAACACACTGTTTCAAAGTCTGCACTGTCCTGCAGAACCAGGAATTAGAATGTGTTTAGTTTGTTCTCGACAGATCCAATCTACACTGGATATGTAAAAAACAAGGGACTGTGTCACCAAAAAACACCCACACGTTGTAAaatcttagaaaaaaaaaaaccaaaaaaacaaaaaatccccaaaaATACAAATGTTGGTGAAAGCTCAGAAAAATTTGTCATCAATTCGGAAGTGGGGCCTAGTGACATCATCTGGATTGATGAAGACGGAGATGGATTTCCCCGGGTTCTCAGTCACCAGCTGCTGAAGTTTTTTGGCTAATCGGTCATCAGGCTGGCTGGGGTCCCCGCCATCGGATTGTGGGGAGGggatgctgctggtgctgcctggcCTTTGGAGCTCCAGCGTTAGccggttagcggctttgacgtgcTCAATGGCAGTTCGGAGGTGCTCTGCGGGATCTGAGCGGACAGAGGACAGCTTCCGGGCATGCAGCATGACCGTCTCCTCAGACAGGTGCTCCAACATGTTGCACTGGGGGATGAAGTAATTGGGACACATCTTATTGACCAAGCAATGCTGCAGGTCGTCGATGAGGCCCAGTAAGAAGTGGGCCGCATAATCCTCTTGAGCCAAGTAGCTGGCTGGTAGCCGGTCGCAAGCCCAAAGCATCATGCTCCGCAGGTGATATGGACTGATGGCTTTGGGGCGGGAGAGGAGTTTGATGATGATGGCTTTGCAGGCCTGGTAGGCTTGCATGAGGCTGCTGGAGATGCACTTCTTCAGCTGCACTTCGCTCCTGGCGAACGACAGCCTCCActcattgtccttctttcctttgtaGGAACAGGCAGGCACTAAGTAAAACCCACTAATGACTTCCTCCTCAGTGATCTTCCCATCCCAGAAGTGGTTCTCCATCAGCCAGCTCTGGGCCACAGCCGGCCACCCTTTGAAAGACACCACAGGGACAATATCGTACAGCATACGGCTGCTGCCCACTCCCAAGATGATGGATATTATAGTCCCATTCTTTTCCACCTTCTCTACCTTGGGCATCCCTCGTTGTGGCTTCTTCTGGATTTCAGACAGGACGATGCTAATGGAGTCATAGAACCAGTCTGCCACTTTTGTAGGAGAGAAGAAATAATTAGTAGCCCCATTGATATGGTCCACAATCGTGCAGCAGTCTTTCCACTTGCTGATAGTCCCTTCGTCGAACAGCCGAAGGCTCAGCCAGGAGTGGCACAGAGCGGAGTGGCGCATGTCCAGCGTAACGGGCTGGTTTCGGTCATGCAGCTTCAGTGCCGGCACAAGGAGGGTGAAGTCCATGTCGTAGTCTGTTCCTCGAGCGTACACGTTCAATTCGTCGAGGTCCAGATCCACCACGCCTTCCCGGACGCCACCTGAGAGGAGCAGGTACTCGTTGGCAACTGGGAGCTTTTGGTCCAGCTTCTGCACCATCCCTGCAAGAGAAGCCAGAGTCATTTCAGAAAGTGGGACAAGTTTTTGGATTGCATTTAATTTACAGGAAAATCTACCGTGTGGGAAAGAGGATATACAACCACCCCAGAAAcccactgctgctccaggaggcaTGACGCCAAGGGATTGTCCAACAGAATTAGTGAGCAGTAAGCTGGGGTGGAAATTTACAGCACACACGTGTGCCGCTGGTCTAACTGGTCCAGTGGCCACTCCTTCTGGGCACCACAAGTTCTCCAGCCTGCTTGGACAACTGCAGGTCGATGCATGCTAGTGTggcaggcagagccctgggctgtaCACTGGCAGCCCCACCTGCCGCACACTAACCCCCATTACGTAAGCCCTTGAACAGTGTGCCCCCACCAGGGAttcagacagcccctgcccccagggctcccaccaGGGATATAGCCGgttcctgcccccagtgcccccgcCCAGGATAcagtcagcccctgccctcagggccccTGCCAGGGATACAGCCGTCCACCCTGTTCCCCAGGGCCTCCGCCAGGGATACAGCCGTCCACCCTGTTCCCCAGGGCCCCTGCCAGGGATACAGCCgtcttccccatccccagggccccTGCCAGGGATCTAGctggcccccaaccccagggccCCACCAAGGATACAGCCAGCCCTTGCTCTCTGGGCCCCCGCTAGGGATAGAGCTGGTCCGTgctcccactgaagacaacagCAGGGCCTCTCCGGAGCCCAGGGATACATCATTCAGACTCAATCGGTTTTAACTGAAAATTGTACTTGCCAGTACTGGGTGGAAAGAGCGAAGGGCTTTGGCAAAACTGCCCAGGAATTCCCAGGCCTTCCTCCCACTCCTGTTAAGCCCTGTTAAAACCAGGGTTTAGTGGTCTAGGGGCTGGGCCCCCCATTGCTGAGCAGCCAAGTGCCTCCCCCAAATTTCACCATACAGCTAttgcccctgcctccctctgcccatccccctttgctcccccagcCGCAGGCCAGAGCTGGATTGCAGGTCGGGTTTCAGTTTGTGCTTGTCTCTGGAACTGACCGGGGAAGCAGAGTCAGAGAAAAGGACTTGGCATTTAGCTCTGCACTCACTGCAGACTGCTGCTGTTTTGCCATCTGGCGTGGGAGGGATTTCATGGAGTAACTGTGCTCTGCCTCCCCGCTTACTAACTCAATTTGGAGAGTATCGgggggtagctgagttactcCTTATCGTCAAACAGaataagcagccctgtggcaccttatagactgacagctATTCTGCAGCATGAACTCTTGTGGGCGGtaccccactttgtcagatgcatgagtgggggttccagaggagggtctaaatttacaggctcatgaaaaggagggagtcccagtcaagaggagggccagaggtgaGAAGGAAAACAATTTGGAAATGGATCCTTCAGGCTGCAGTGAAGGTGGATTTCCCTGAATTAACTGCCTGAGAGCCCAAGTTGTGTGTATGAACACTGGCCTGCTTCTGTCCAATCACACCACACTTTTTCTCCCGCACCACGCAGCACAAGAGACAAATTTTCTCATTGGTGATCCATTTTTAAAGCTGTTAATTAAGACCAACGGGAGAGGCTTAAATCCCTGCAACATTAAGAAGAAGAACAAAGCACCACACTGCTCTCGACTTCTGTGTCAACTTAAAACTTGGGCCGAAAACGTCGCTCTTTTATCAAGTCTGTTTGAAAGCCGATGTCGCTGTCTGAGTGGGTCTTGGTAAACCTGAGGAGTAGGAGTGAAGATTCCTGGTTGCAGGATCAGCTCGGACTCCCTGTACAACTCCAGGCATTTCATTTAGCCTGACTGCGAGCAGAGAATACAGATACTTACGCGCTACCTTTAGGCTTTAGGCTGCTTTGAGAGCCACAGTTACAAGATGCTGCAGAAAGTTGCCTTATCTCCCCCTCCGCCTCCCTCCATGTACCACACGTGTGCTGAAGTGCCCTGCTTCTTTCCACCTGCATGACTGagaccagcctgagccctgccacgGCAAAGACACCAGGCTTACCTGGCCAGTTGCAGAATTCTGGCCAAGCACAGCCGCAGAATGAAACCTCCAGGCAGCGCTGTCACTGCCACGGCCACGAGCTATAGCGGTGCCACACAGTGCCACTTTCTGCCCGCGGTCTGGATCCGGCCACAGCTCCAGCTCGCATGAGCCAGCCCGTGAAGCTCAGGACCCAAACACTCCACTCTGgcgtgagctggggtgggggcggggggggggggaatcctgAACCTTGGGGTCCGGATCCAGACAAGCCAGATCCAGACTGTGGGTGGGAGGGTTCCCCACCTCTGTATAAACACAAATGGGGTTGGCTATTTCTGCGGAGAAAAATCCAAAAAAACTAGCCACAAAACCAGAAAGATACACAAAAAGCAAAACGCACAACACCTGCTCCATGCCAGGTTCACACCCACCAATATTCAGCACACTCAGAGTGAAAGCGTGTGCACGAGAGACACACAGCTGTCGTTTGCCTCGCCTTACGTGAGGGGGAGCTGCAGATGAAACCACCACCCTAGTCGACAGAACCAGAAGAATAACAGGATCATCATTTAAGAATGGTTTGCAAACCCCAGGCTTTTGCTCTCATTCAAGACTACCCTCTCCCTTCGCCGTCTGAGAAGCCGCTGAAGCAGGTGGCACATTCTGCTCATGCTAAGATGTGGATTTGATACCAGTGTTTAGCACCAAACGGGCCTGTACCATTAATTTACCATAGCTCGTTTGTTCTCTCCCACGGCTGTGCTTAGGGGCCGCACTGCGATCAGCATCTCTCTCACTCCCACTGCCTCTGTCCCAGGGAACTCACCCTGTACCTCAGGGGAGGCCTGTTAACCCCCCTGGGGGGAGGTCTGAGTCACCCTCAGgcagaggccctgggccaggcgtGTAAAGCTCACTGGCAAAAGGCAGACTCAGCAGTCTCCCACTCGGTCACCTCACGGGCAACCTCCAAACTCACTGCCCCACTTggagcctccccatcccccctgaaggggctcccctcctgggagactGCCGAAGAGCAGCAGGTGCACGGGTAAAGACGATGgaaggcagcgttccctgtaaactgagcacttgggcggctgcccaggagagattcaggtgctgccccgctgattagcagagtgcccaccaccagcagcctgtgtttctactggtggtgcacctctgcacatgccttggtgtgcataaaatttattccacccatggatggaaaaatctagAGGGACCCCCGGAGGAAGGTGCAGTTCTCTTCCTTGGAACCTGTGGGTTCAGTGGGAAGAATGGCTGGGACGGTGAAGAGTGGACCATCCGTGTGCCCAATGTGGCAGGACTCACTGCAACAGGGATTCGGCTCAGCTTGGAAAAACCTCTtctgagcccaggctggggagcgaCCAGAGCTTTCATGAGCCTGAAGCCCCATGTCCTCCCCATACAGCTAGAGTCTCCCTGACCTTCTCACACCCCAGCTGACcgggcccctctgctcccccaggtaGAACAAAGTTGGAAGTGTTCATTTCCCATTGGAAAGCCCTGGCAGCCAGAGAAAGCTTTTGATAAGCAGCGAGCAATTCCTCTTGAGAAAACCGCCTGTGTGTGAGCTCCATTACCAGGCTAGTCTGCAAATTCTCACAAATTTGAAAGGAGACATGTAATAAATCACCAGCTGCTCTTTTTCTTGGATCTACCAGCCCACTGGGAACTGTGAAGCATTAATGTCCACACAATGGCTACAGGAGATGAACCATCAGGCTGTCAAGATCTCTCTGCCTGGAAAGCTGCAGATTTTAAAGCCAAGCCCATCTGAAGCTTGTATCCTCTCCTGGGAGGGAACCATTCCAGCGGACACAGGAGCATGAACATCCACTGATCAAAAAAGGCAGTAGCCTCAGCCTGCCGCTAGCGCAGAAACCTTCTTTAGGGGTTAGGCCCAGCAATGCTGCTACATTTGAAGATCACAGCGCAGGGCTTTGAAACAGGATCTCTTCGATTTAAAATTTACACAAGACCTAAATGAAAAGTtctgtgcagagcagggctggccacATACCAGATTCGGTGGTTTCTAGGATGCCCGTGGGCTCTGCTACGCATTCAAAGCAGCCCTCTTCTTTACAACTCTACTGAGTATTTGAAAATATATGTAGGAATATCACATGCAAAAAATAAACTGAGCATCTTATTTTGGCATCAAGCCTCTGAACTAGTTGGGCCAAATACCTGTATCCAAAGTAGCAAATGTATCCCCTGATTGCCCCGCTAACTTAGGCCAGCAAAGGTGGGACTACTAACAAGGCAGGACAACAGTGGAGGGCTTGGCCTTGGGATTCTCGGTTTTCCTTCCTAGTTCTGGGAgcagattgagaaccactgctctatacCACAAAGTGCGATCTGTGAACTGCTACCATCCTGCCGGTTGGCCATGgggctcacccctcccctcccactgaagCCGGGAGCCCTTACTGGCGTGCCATCCCTGCAGCCTGCCTTCCAGTTTGCAGTACCAGTGCCAGCTTCCTACTGAAGGGATGgggggagccccgagcctcacAGACGCAGAATCTACTAGCTCCAGGACCCAGAAGAGTTCATCTGGTCTGTGGAAAGCCCTGCGCCTTGTCCCTACCTCTGGCCCACTCTTtcccatggggctgcagcatgAGGGGAGTCAGTTGTCTCAGTTGGGGatgtaaattaatattttgtatttttttttggtaaactaacatgataaaTGCAACAAACTCTAAATACATGTTAGAgctacatatttgcatatttctgATCCAGTATCCTAATACGAACAACCCagcatttaaggtatttagagataagtgaaTGTATTTTGTCATCgaggtggttggctggtggtctgtGGAAAAGTTTGTGTTGAGTAAGGTGGGCCAAAAGCGAGAGAACCGCTGGTTTAGAGGTTACACGGTGCTGTTTGAATCATGTGCAGGGAAGGAAATCAGGACCTCTGGATGCAAAAATATGACCCTCTGCCACCTGGGCTCAACAATCAGGCCTCTCAACATTAAGGCACTAGAGGAGTCACAGACcccagctctggcctggctgctAAAAGGTAACCCAGAGCCACACACTGGCAGAGTGGGTTACAGAAGTACTTCATTTTAGGatgaatatgtggacaaagctggcaacagggagAGGAAAAAGGCATCCAGGCATCCAAAGTTGGCATCCATGTTtatggattttaggcagtaaatagaataatccaagcTGGGGTTcaaatggtgtgtctgagtgaatttggtcccgAGTAGAGGCAGGAAGTTCCTTCATTAGATGGTATAGTTtcctttggaattctaaagtgggatcagaggagagaggtctgtcaAATGTGGTGTTAGGGAGTTgcctagctgcctcctgttcataatctgacttattcatgatgacaatagCAGATAaacccaagaagatcaataacagaacacccctTGTCgatacctatagcccccagctcaaacccctccaatgcatcattaaaaacctacaccctattctagatcatgatgctgtactccggaaggccctaggtaacaggcTTGTCCTCTcctgtagacaacctcctaacctaagaaagattctcactagcaatcacaggcttcaccacagtaatactaatcctggaacttctccttgcaacaaaccctgctgccaattttgtccacatatttattctggggataccatcactggacctaaccacgttaattacaagatcaagggctcattcttcTATACTTCGaccattatatatgccattatgtgccagcagcGCTCCTCTGCTACGTACATTGGACAAATagggcaaacacttcaccaaagaatggatggacacagagcagatatcaggaatctcaatacacataagctggtcagtagtaacagagagggagctatgctagtctatatcctatcaaagcaaaaagcagtcaagtagcactttaaagactagcaaaataatttattaggtgatgagctttcgtgggacagacccacttcttcagaccatagccagaccagaacagactcaatatttaaggcacagagaaccaaaaacagtaagcaagcaggacaaatcagaaaaaaatgatcaagatgagcaaatcagagagtggagcaggggggaaggtcaagaattagattaagccaagtatgccgatgagcccctatagtgactcagaaaattcccatgctGGTTCAAACCGCGtgctaatgtgccaaatttgaatataaaagccagctcggctgcttccctttgaatagcgtgtgaaagttttttttctcagtaacacgcatactcttaagtcattaatagaatgccccactccattaaaatgctgactaactggtttgtggatctggagtgttttgatgtctgttttgcccccattaaccctttgtctaagggagttagaagtctgtccaatatacaaaagcatctgggcattgttggcacatgatggcatatatggtgttagtggaggagcatgagaaagtgcccgtgattctgtgagtaacctggttaggtccagtgatggtatttccagagaagataggtggacaaagctggcagcgggctttgttgcaaggaaaggtttcaggactggtgttcctggggtatagactgcaGCTGTTTGTGAGGAGcctcatcaggttgggaggttgtctgtaggagagaacaggcatgtcacccagggccttccggagtatggcatcctgataaaggataggttgtaggtctttaataattcgttgcagtggtttgagttgggggctgtagttgatgtccagtggtgttctgttcttggctttttttgggccgatcttggagtagctggtctctgggtattcatctggccctgtcgatttgtttttttacttctcctggtgggtaattcaggtttatgaatatttggtaaagattttgtagtttttggtctctgtcagttggatcacagcaaatgcgattgtacctaagggcttgactgtaaacaatggatctagttatgtgtgcaagatggaagctagaagggtgtaggtaagtatagcgatcagtaggttttcagtacagtgtggtactgatcaggccatccttgattagtactgtagtgtccaggaaatgtatctcttgcatggagtaatcgaggcataagttgatggtggggtgtagattgttaaagtctctgtggaattcttctagaatctttataccatgggtccaaatcataaagatgtcatcaatgtatcttaagtagaggaggggtagtaggggacgagagctgaggaatcgttgttccaggtcagccataaatatattcgcatattgtggggccatgcgggtgcccatagcagttccactaatctggaggtataaattgtccccaaaacggaaataattgtgggtgagaacaaagttacagaggtcagacaccagactggctgtggtgacatcagtgatggtattcctgattgcttgtaatccgtctttatgtggaatattagtgtacagagcctctacatccattgtggcaaggatggtgttatcaggaacttttccgatgttttataatttcctcaggaagttggttgtatcttggatatagctgggagtgttggtggcatagggattgaggagggagtccacgtaaccaggtagtccggtggtaagggtgccaatactcaaaatgatagggcgtccagggtttccaggtttgtggattttggaaagcaaatagaataatccaggcaggggctcagatggtgtgtctgagtgaatgaggtcccgagtagcagcagggagttccttaagtagtagttgtaatttcctttggaagtcCAAAGTGGGGTCaacggagagaggtctgtaaaatgtggtgttggagagttgtctggctgcctcctgttcatagtctgacttattcaggatgacaacagaaCCCCCGTTGTCAGCTGGTtcgattatgatgtctgggttatgatgtctgggttatttttgagactgtggacagtcTCAAAACtttcacaccgctattcaaagggaagcagccgagctggcttttgtattcaaatttggcacattaacacttggtatgaacaaagacatcaaTTACTTcatacattacaaggactgcttcccttcctttgatgttcataattatctcaggcaagacacttaccATCCCCCACCCTACACCCTCccccttcagttcatgtatttgatatGTCAATTTTTCTTGCAATTTTTTTGACCTCTGAAATACATAGATGTCAGTCTGGACAGGAaatgctgtagatctgaagaagtgggtctgtcccatgaaagctcatcacctaataaatcacatgagtgctgttttgttttgttagaatacagactaacatggctacctctctgttactattcattttagcacgtttcttttgaaagactgcttgCCAAACAGCGACTTTGCTTCCGACATCTGGGTTCTTTTCCCAGTTCTGCCTGAGGAGACCTCACACAAACTCTGTCCTTACCTACGAAATTAGTGAGACTCTCCCCATGGTATGAAACCGTGGCTCCTCCTAAGGGCTGGTAACACCCAGGTGTTAAAACCAGCAGTGaatggaagggctggggctggggcccataCTCTCAGAGCTTCCACCAGGCCACTCTGTGCACCAAAGAGCGATTGATTGATTTTAACACACACATTCTCCTTTGCTAGCAGGAAACATGTTCTATTTTTACTCCCACCTCCTGCCAGGGaaagagggcaggaggaggggctagTTTTACCAAACTTTGCCATTGGGGACGTATCCTCGAATGAACTGGAATGCTGCGAGGCCGAGCGTACCCTGGGCACTAAtgagcagcacagagcagctctcAGCCAATTACGGTATTTCAGGAGAAGTGATTTCACAGCTGCGGCCATGTGCACAGGGCTCGGCTTCCAGCCCATGGAGATACTTGGTGCAAATACGCGGCGATCTACGGTTCTCTGTGTGGAGGGAGAGACCATGAAATAAGACACTGGCATCTTTTCAGACATACCTTCATCTCAACTTGCCCCGCTGACTTAGTTAAACAGCAAGAGCTGACATGTAAGGAAAACAAGCATCAGCCTGCAAATGGCTGGGGGGCAGGTCAGAGTCTCAGCCTCTTTCTCTCCGAGGCCCTGCTAAGCATGCTACAAAAACTCCAGAGCCCAGCGGGGACCCTCAGAGCAGGGCCTTGGCCATGGGTGCAACTCGGCTTCTAGTGTGGGATGGGCAGGGTCCAGGGAGGCAgcgccagccctggctcacctcaGTAGgccccaccagcctggctgggtTCTGGGGGGTGCGACCGAAAGCTAACTCAAAAGGTTGGGGCTTACCCCAAAAGTCTGAGAACAGCCTCGGGGGCAGGAGTGGcagctaggccaggggtctgctaCCAAAGCAGCGGGAAGAGCCAtctgttcagagttacaaatcaGTACTTTGtgagccgcaatgcacgtgacTATGGGACAGCCCTTAATAAACGACCTCAGACCGCCCTTCCTGCAGCCCCTATGTGAAGAACAACGCAGGCGCACACAGCCATTTGTGCCCCTCAGAAAGTccgttactttcacccctggccTGGAGAGCAAACGAGGAAAATGTTCCATCTAGAAGGAGCAATGGCCacatcagccccccaccccccactcccagcccccaaacccacccccccaatgcCAGGCTCTCCCCCACCTCAGCCTTCAATACGTCCCCGTCACCAAGCTTTACTCCTCAtcctgcaacccctcccccaggcttaacccccacaggattaacccgcctcagccGACGAGCTCCTCCAGCGGCACACATTGCTGCTGGTCCTCCGCGGTCACCCCCTCCTGCGCAGCAGGGCTGCacggctccagctggggcagactcggcagcccctccccaccgcTCTCCTGCTCACTCCTCCCACCTGCAGTGCGGGCGGCTCCTTGCCCTGCggcgctgaaataatgggactcgatttaattggtttaatggccagatccctcccaccgccctgccaGCCACTGAACCAACTAAACTGAGTCCCGTTATTTCAGCGCCGCAGGGCAGGGGTCACAAGTGACTCcgtaaagagctgcatgtggctctggagccacaggttgccaacccttaggctaggggctgtgtgctgagAGGGGTACGTCAGGGCATGGGGGGTATCTCTGGGTGTAGAGGGGggtgctaggggctgtgtgctgggagggggtagctcagggtgtagggaggggatactggggctgtgtgctgggaggggtagctcagggtgtaggg includes these proteins:
- the MB21D2 gene encoding nucleotidyltransferase MB21D2 isoform X4, with the translated sequence MVQKLDQKLPVANEYLLLSGGVREGVVDLDLDELNVYARGTDYDMDFTLLVPALKLHDRNQPVTLDMRHSALCHSWLSLRLFDEGTISKWKDCCTIVDHINGATNYFFSPTKVADWFYDSISIVLSEIQKKPQRGMPKVEKVEKNGTIISIILGVGSSRMLYDIVPVVSFKGWPAVAQSWLMENHFWDGKITEEEVISGFYLVPACSYKGKKDNEWRLSFARSEVQLKKCISSSLMQAYQACKAIIIKLLSRPKAISPYHLRSMMLWACDRLPASYLAQEDYAAHFLLGLIDDLQHCLVNKMCPNYFIPQCNMLEHLSEETVMLHARKLSSVRSDPAEHLRTAIEHVKAANRLTLELQRPGSTSSIPSPQSDGGDPSQPDDRLAKKLQQLVTENPGKSISVFINPDDVTRPHFRIDDKFF
- the MB21D2 gene encoding nucleotidyltransferase MB21D2 isoform X1, whose protein sequence is MAAPLGPKPGAPGAPCKPAGPELDFRSGARTEELNRLIQEFSRHEQREYDDQRALEIHTAKDFIFSMLGMVQKLDQKLPVANEYLLLSGGVREGVVDLDLDELNVYARGTDYDMDFTLLVPALKLHDRNQPVTLDMRHSALCHSWLSLRLFDEGTISKWKDCCTIVDHINGATNYFFSPTKVADWFYDSISIVLSEIQKKPQRGMPKVEKVEKNGTIISIILGVGSSRMLYDIVPVVSFKGWPAVAQSWLMENHFWDGKITEEEVISGFYLVPACSYKGKKDNEWRLSFARSEVQLKKCISSSLMQAYQACKAIIIKLLSRPKAISPYHLRSMMLWACDRLPASYLAQEDYAAHFLLGLIDDLQHCLVNKMCPNYFIPQCNMLEHLSEETVMLHARKLSSVRSDPAEHLRTAIEHVKAANRLTLELQRPGSTSSIPSPQSDGGDPSQPDDRLAKKLQQLVTENPGKSISVFINPDDVTRPHFRIDDKFF
- the MB21D2 gene encoding nucleotidyltransferase MB21D2 isoform X3, with protein sequence MKHGGLYPFPGMVQKLDQKLPVANEYLLLSGGVREGVVDLDLDELNVYARGTDYDMDFTLLVPALKLHDRNQPVTLDMRHSALCHSWLSLRLFDEGTISKWKDCCTIVDHINGATNYFFSPTKVADWFYDSISIVLSEIQKKPQRGMPKVEKVEKNGTIISIILGVGSSRMLYDIVPVVSFKGWPAVAQSWLMENHFWDGKITEEEVISGFYLVPACSYKGKKDNEWRLSFARSEVQLKKCISSSLMQAYQACKAIIIKLLSRPKAISPYHLRSMMLWACDRLPASYLAQEDYAAHFLLGLIDDLQHCLVNKMCPNYFIPQCNMLEHLSEETVMLHARKLSSVRSDPAEHLRTAIEHVKAANRLTLELQRPGSTSSIPSPQSDGGDPSQPDDRLAKKLQQLVTENPGKSISVFINPDDVTRPHFRIDDKFF
- the MB21D2 gene encoding nucleotidyltransferase MB21D2 isoform X2 — translated: MGPAPLPFPPVHLHNCIGMVQKLDQKLPVANEYLLLSGGVREGVVDLDLDELNVYARGTDYDMDFTLLVPALKLHDRNQPVTLDMRHSALCHSWLSLRLFDEGTISKWKDCCTIVDHINGATNYFFSPTKVADWFYDSISIVLSEIQKKPQRGMPKVEKVEKNGTIISIILGVGSSRMLYDIVPVVSFKGWPAVAQSWLMENHFWDGKITEEEVISGFYLVPACSYKGKKDNEWRLSFARSEVQLKKCISSSLMQAYQACKAIIIKLLSRPKAISPYHLRSMMLWACDRLPASYLAQEDYAAHFLLGLIDDLQHCLVNKMCPNYFIPQCNMLEHLSEETVMLHARKLSSVRSDPAEHLRTAIEHVKAANRLTLELQRPGSTSSIPSPQSDGGDPSQPDDRLAKKLQQLVTENPGKSISVFINPDDVTRPHFRIDDKFF